The proteins below come from a single Nocardiopsis gilva YIM 90087 genomic window:
- a CDS encoding solute symporter family protein produces the protein MSPAPAAAVSAATTTETIAGGGERLATIVLFLLLVGATLGITVWANRRTKSATDYYAGGRGFSGLQNGMAIGSDYMSAASFLGIAGMISLFGYDGFLYSIGFLVAWLVALLLVAELLRNSGRFTMADVISYRMRQRPVRTAAAVSTVTVSVFYLLAQMVGAGALIALLLGIQEGETFLGLSADAAKVGGIVIVGLLMTLYVTLGGMKGTTWVQIIKAAVLMGGAALLTVLVLAVYGFDFGALMGDAARSSGQGQAFLEPGLRYGVEVDGDAWATLWSKLDLVSLGIALVLGTAGLPHILIRFYTVPDSKAARTSVNWAIVLIGAFYLMTLVLGFGAAAIVGRDAIMAQNAAGNTAAPQLAQQLGLQLGGGAVGALLLAFIAAAAFAAILSTVAGLTLASSSSLAHDFYANVLRRGQSSEREEVRVARIAAMGIGVVAIILAIFAQGLNVAFLVALAFAIAASANLPSLLLNLFWRRFNTTGAVAGMYGGLIAAVGLVFFSPVVSGKVHPETGESMSLFPAGIDFAWFPLENPGLVSIPAGFLCAVIGTLLSKERDDDRFAEMEVRAVTGGGAH, from the coding sequence ATGAGCCCCGCCCCCGCGGCCGCCGTGAGCGCGGCCACCACGACCGAGACCATCGCGGGCGGCGGCGAGCGCCTGGCCACGATCGTCCTGTTCCTCCTGTTGGTCGGGGCCACACTGGGCATCACCGTGTGGGCCAACCGCCGCACCAAATCGGCCACCGACTACTACGCGGGTGGCCGCGGCTTCTCCGGGCTGCAGAACGGGATGGCCATCGGCAGCGACTACATGTCCGCGGCCTCGTTCCTCGGCATCGCCGGAATGATCTCGCTCTTCGGCTACGACGGGTTCCTCTACTCGATCGGCTTCCTCGTCGCGTGGCTGGTCGCCCTTCTCCTCGTCGCCGAGCTGCTGCGCAACTCCGGCCGCTTCACCATGGCCGACGTCATCTCCTACCGGATGCGGCAGCGCCCGGTGCGCACCGCCGCGGCGGTCTCCACCGTCACCGTGTCGGTCTTCTACCTGCTCGCCCAGATGGTCGGCGCGGGCGCGCTGATCGCCCTCCTGCTCGGGATCCAGGAGGGGGAGACCTTCCTCGGTCTGAGCGCGGACGCCGCGAAGGTCGGCGGCATCGTCATCGTCGGCCTGCTGATGACCCTGTACGTCACCCTCGGCGGGATGAAGGGCACCACCTGGGTGCAGATCATCAAGGCGGCCGTGCTCATGGGCGGCGCGGCCCTGCTGACGGTGCTGGTGCTCGCCGTCTACGGGTTCGACTTCGGTGCCCTGATGGGCGACGCCGCCCGCTCCAGCGGCCAGGGGCAGGCCTTCCTGGAACCCGGGCTGCGCTACGGGGTCGAGGTGGACGGCGACGCGTGGGCGACGCTGTGGAGCAAGCTCGACCTCGTCAGCCTCGGCATCGCCCTGGTGCTGGGGACGGCCGGGCTGCCGCACATCCTCATCCGCTTCTACACGGTCCCGGACTCCAAGGCCGCCCGCACCTCGGTGAACTGGGCGATCGTGCTGATCGGCGCCTTCTACCTGATGACCCTGGTGCTGGGCTTCGGCGCGGCGGCCATCGTCGGCCGGGACGCCATCATGGCGCAGAACGCGGCCGGGAACACCGCGGCGCCGCAGCTCGCGCAACAGCTCGGCCTGCAACTGGGCGGCGGTGCGGTGGGTGCGCTGCTGCTCGCGTTCATCGCGGCCGCGGCGTTCGCCGCCATCCTGTCCACCGTCGCGGGGCTGACCCTGGCCTCCTCGTCGTCGCTCGCGCACGACTTCTACGCGAACGTGCTGCGCAGGGGCCAGTCCTCGGAGCGGGAGGAGGTCCGCGTCGCCAGGATCGCCGCCATGGGGATCGGCGTGGTCGCGATCATCCTGGCGATCTTCGCCCAGGGGCTGAACGTCGCGTTCCTGGTGGCGCTGGCGTTCGCCATCGCGGCCTCCGCCAACCTGCCCTCGCTGCTGCTGAACCTCTTCTGGAGGCGCTTCAACACGACGGGGGCGGTCGCCGGGATGTACGGCGGGCTCATCGCCGCCGTTGGGCTGGTGTTCTTCTCGCCGGTGGTCTCGGGCAAGGTCCACCCCGAGACGGGAGAGAGCATGTCGCTGTTCCCCGCCGGGATCGACTTCGCGTGGTTCCCCCTGGAGAACCCCGGGCTGGTGTCCATTCCGGCCGGATTCCTCTGCGCCGTCATCGGCACGCTGCTGTCCAAGGAGCGCGACGATGACCGGTTCGCCGAGATGGAGGTGCGCGCCGTCACCGGGGGCGGGGCGCACTGA
- a CDS encoding alpha/beta hydrolase encodes MDIRAATVLPADRRPITLHTADGLELVGELALPESGAPVATLVCLHPLPTHEGMMDSHVLRKASFRLPALADVAVLRFNTRGTTSRHGTSQGSFGDGETERYDVASAIEFAEFEGLPHPWLLGWSFGTELALKWGRDPEVEGAILLSPPLHRADDSDLDGWAEFGRPLVALVPEFDDYLRPAEARERFARVPQAEVVGVDNAKHLWVGEPYVRTVLDEIVKRVAPKAYPLPTDWDGPAERDTV; translated from the coding sequence ATGGACATTCGCGCTGCCACGGTGCTGCCCGCCGACCGTCGTCCCATCACCCTGCATACCGCCGACGGCCTGGAGCTCGTCGGTGAGCTCGCGCTCCCGGAGTCCGGCGCGCCGGTGGCGACGCTGGTCTGCCTGCACCCGCTGCCGACGCACGAGGGGATGATGGACAGCCACGTGCTGCGCAAGGCGTCCTTCCGGCTCCCGGCGCTGGCCGACGTCGCGGTGCTGCGCTTCAACACCCGCGGCACCACCTCGCGGCACGGGACGAGCCAGGGGTCGTTCGGCGACGGCGAGACGGAGCGCTACGACGTCGCCTCCGCCATCGAGTTCGCCGAGTTCGAGGGGCTGCCCCATCCTTGGCTGCTGGGCTGGTCGTTCGGCACCGAGCTCGCGTTGAAGTGGGGGCGCGACCCGGAGGTGGAGGGCGCCATCCTGCTCTCGCCGCCGCTGCACCGTGCCGATGACTCCGACCTGGACGGGTGGGCGGAGTTCGGGCGTCCGCTGGTGGCGCTGGTGCCCGAGTTCGACGACTACCTGCGCCCGGCCGAGGCGCGCGAGCGCTTCGCCCGCGTCCCGCAGGCCGAGGTGGTCGGTGTGGACAACGCCAAGCACCTGTGGGTGGGGGAGCCCTACGTGCGCACGGTGCTCGACGAGATCGTGAAGCGCGTCGCGCCGAAGGCGTACCCGCTGCCCACCGACTGGGACGGTCCCGCCGAGCGCGACACCGTCTGA
- a CDS encoding ATP/GTP-binding protein: MSPRRNSPRRKDSRVQPPDEDALMLRVTGGQRRETGADGEWVIRRISGAAATKTYRCPGCYQEIPAGMPHVVAWRPYGDGEDRRHWHSSCWERRGHRGVRMPRR; the protein is encoded by the coding sequence GTGAGCCCGCGCCGTAACAGCCCCCGCCGCAAGGATTCCCGTGTTCAGCCGCCCGACGAGGATGCGCTGATGCTGCGCGTCACCGGTGGCCAGCGCCGGGAGACGGGCGCCGACGGAGAGTGGGTCATCCGGCGCATCAGCGGTGCGGCCGCCACCAAGACCTACCGCTGCCCCGGCTGCTACCAGGAGATCCCGGCCGGGATGCCGCACGTCGTGGCGTGGCGGCCCTACGGCGACGGTGAGGACCGCCGCCACTGGCACTCCTCCTGCTGGGAGCGGCGCGGGCACCGCGGCGTCCGGATGCCGCGGCGCTGA
- the mftG gene encoding mycofactocin dehydrogenase MftG translates to MIVGAGPTGSALAVRLSDDTTPGAARSVQLLEAGPAPATCDAVPPEVLDGTRMAAARPGHALNWSFTGKVAPGTRRPVPRGRVAGGSGAINGGVFIRGTREDFDAIAALGHPDWSYERVLPSFAAVEHDHDFAGPPHGRRGPVPVRRTFPGSASPLTEAFWAACRGLGYPWEPDKNAPGPPGVGPVPVNVVSGIRHSALLTHLLPHAGRPHLTVRGGVLVRRILFAGTRAIGVEAETEGRVQVVRGDEIVLAAGAIGSARLLLLSGVGPADELADLGIRVVHGAPAVGRAVTDHPGVAVGITPVPSAVPAARTAVVEAALHAVSTAADEGTGARRDGDLEIMPYTAPFTELIPGGAGTPPGEVAFGVTLLRTASSGAIRLASADPHAPPLITYRHLTSAADRARLREGVRRCAEILTSAPLRRLTASYGGPPAAVLGSDRALDTWIGERVSTANHLSGGCAMGEVTDAQGRVHGVTGLRVADSSILPRAPSRGTAATAAMMGEHLARSFPPTLES, encoded by the coding sequence GTGATCGTGGGGGCCGGCCCGACCGGGTCGGCCCTGGCGGTACGGCTCAGCGACGACACCACCCCGGGTGCGGCGCGCTCCGTCCAGCTGCTGGAGGCCGGACCGGCCCCCGCCACTTGCGACGCCGTCCCGCCGGAGGTGCTGGACGGGACCCGGATGGCCGCCGCTCGGCCTGGCCACGCGCTGAACTGGTCCTTCACCGGGAAGGTCGCCCCGGGCACGCGGCGTCCCGTGCCGCGCGGCCGGGTGGCCGGAGGGTCGGGCGCGATCAACGGCGGCGTCTTCATCCGGGGCACCCGCGAGGACTTCGACGCGATCGCCGCGCTCGGCCACCCCGACTGGTCCTATGAGCGCGTGCTGCCCTCCTTCGCGGCGGTGGAGCACGACCACGACTTCGCCGGTCCGCCGCACGGCCGCCGCGGCCCGGTGCCGGTCCGCCGCACCTTCCCCGGATCCGCGTCCCCGCTCACCGAGGCGTTCTGGGCGGCCTGCCGCGGCCTGGGATACCCGTGGGAGCCCGACAAGAACGCTCCGGGGCCGCCGGGCGTCGGCCCGGTTCCGGTCAACGTCGTCTCCGGGATCCGCCACAGCGCGCTCCTCACCCACCTGCTGCCGCACGCCGGACGGCCCCACCTCACCGTCCGCGGCGGCGTCCTCGTCCGCCGCATCCTGTTCGCGGGCACCCGTGCCATCGGGGTCGAAGCCGAGACCGAGGGCCGGGTCCAGGTGGTCCGGGGCGACGAGATCGTGCTCGCGGCGGGCGCGATCGGCTCGGCGCGGCTGCTGCTGCTCTCGGGCGTGGGCCCCGCCGATGAGCTGGCGGACCTGGGGATCCGCGTGGTGCACGGCGCCCCCGCCGTCGGGCGGGCCGTGACCGACCACCCGGGCGTCGCCGTGGGCATCACCCCCGTCCCATCCGCTGTCCCCGCCGCCCGGACCGCCGTGGTGGAAGCGGCACTGCACGCGGTCTCGACCGCCGCGGACGAGGGCACGGGCGCGCGCCGCGACGGCGACCTGGAGATCATGCCCTACACCGCGCCGTTCACCGAGCTGATCCCGGGCGGCGCCGGGACCCCGCCGGGCGAGGTCGCGTTCGGCGTCACCCTGCTGCGCACCGCGAGCTCAGGGGCGATCCGCCTCGCCTCCGCCGATCCGCACGCCCCACCGCTCATCACCTACCGGCACCTCACCTCGGCGGCGGACCGCGCCCGACTGCGGGAGGGGGTACGGCGCTGTGCGGAGATCCTCACATCGGCGCCGCTGCGCCGCCTGACGGCGTCCTACGGCGGCCCGCCGGCCGCCGTCCTCGGCTCCGACCGCGCCCTGGACACGTGGATCGGGGAACGCGTCTCCACCGCCAACCACCTCTCGGGCGGCTGCGCGATGGGGGAGGTCACCGACGCCCAAGGCCGCGTGCACGGCGTGACGGGCCTGCGCGTCGCCGACTCCTCGATCCTGCCCCGCGCCCCCTCGCGCGGTACCGCGGCCACCGCCGCCATGATGGGTGAACACCTGGCACGTTCGTTCCCCCCTACCCTGGAATCGTGA
- a CDS encoding 3-hydroxyacyl-CoA dehydrogenase, translated as MVQEFKKVGVVGLGTMGAGIVEVFARAGFSVTGVEIDDAALDRGRGHLEKSLGRALSKGKITEEEHAAILGRLVFTTAREDLADADFVVEAVPERIDIKRDVFTDLDRICPPGTILATNTSSLSVTEIAALTNRPDKVVGLHFFNPAPVMKLAEIVGTVLTSSGTTEIASEVAKRIGKTPVVVSDRAGFVANALLVPYINDAVKAYEHKFASREEIDESVTKAAGFPMGPLTLADLVGLDVCLAVMDVLWEEFRESRYVATPLLRRMVAAGLLGRKTGRGFYDYSGADNPAEELPQGALATQLRDEGNDDYDLAGLLLVPHINDAMRMVGEGYATAQDVDTAMRFGCGYPKGPVELLEEIGVEKVAEDHLQLTNNGLIPFSLPAPLILDKLPELEEDDEGCCQGSAQS; from the coding sequence ATGGTGCAGGAATTCAAGAAGGTCGGAGTGGTCGGGCTCGGAACCATGGGCGCCGGCATCGTCGAGGTGTTCGCCCGGGCCGGGTTCTCGGTCACCGGCGTGGAGATCGACGACGCCGCGCTCGACCGCGGCCGCGGCCACCTGGAGAAGTCGCTCGGCCGAGCGCTGAGCAAGGGGAAGATCACCGAGGAGGAGCACGCCGCCATCCTCGGTCGTCTGGTGTTCACCACCGCCCGCGAGGACCTGGCGGACGCCGACTTCGTCGTCGAGGCCGTCCCCGAGCGCATCGACATCAAGCGGGACGTCTTCACCGACCTCGACCGGATCTGCCCGCCGGGAACCATCCTCGCCACCAACACCTCCTCGCTCTCGGTCACCGAGATCGCGGCCCTGACCAACCGCCCGGACAAGGTCGTGGGGCTGCACTTCTTCAACCCCGCCCCGGTCATGAAGCTGGCCGAGATCGTCGGTACGGTGCTCACCTCGTCGGGCACGACCGAGATCGCCTCCGAGGTCGCCAAGCGCATCGGCAAGACCCCGGTCGTCGTCTCCGACCGGGCCGGGTTCGTCGCCAACGCGCTGCTGGTCCCCTACATCAACGACGCCGTCAAGGCCTACGAGCACAAGTTCGCCTCGCGCGAGGAGATCGACGAGTCGGTCACCAAGGCCGCCGGGTTCCCCATGGGCCCGCTGACGCTGGCCGACCTCGTCGGCCTGGACGTCTGCCTGGCCGTCATGGACGTGCTGTGGGAGGAGTTCCGCGAGTCGCGCTACGTCGCCACCCCCTTGCTGCGCCGCATGGTCGCCGCGGGGCTGCTCGGCCGCAAGACCGGCCGCGGGTTCTACGACTACTCCGGGGCGGACAACCCCGCCGAAGAGCTGCCGCAGGGCGCCCTCGCCACGCAGCTGCGCGACGAGGGCAACGACGACTACGACCTGGCCGGGCTGCTGCTCGTCCCGCACATCAACGACGCCATGCGCATGGTCGGGGAGGGCTACGCGACCGCCCAGGACGTCGACACCGCGATGCGGTTCGGCTGCGGCTACCCCAAGGGGCCGGTGGAGCTGCTGGAGGAGATCGGTGTCGAGAAGGTCGCCGAGGACCACCTCCAGCTGACCAACAACGGGCTGATTCCCTTCTCCCTGCCCGCCCCGCTGATCCTCGACAAGCTCCCCGAGCTCGAGGAGGACGACGAGGGCTGCTGCCAGGGGTCCGCGCAGTCCTAG
- a CDS encoding LLM class flavin-dependent oxidoreductase: MRIGAFLPAAQFPGRDHTRVLESTLDAAVAAEEAGFDSVWFAEHHFMSYGICPSAATLAGFVLGRTHRISVGTAVSVLSTRHPVDLAEQANLLDQVSGGRFRLGVGRGGPWVDLEVFGTGLDRYENGFAESLDVLLAALGGGRMRADGATFGFREVEIVPGPRTCPRPDVMVAASSDRTLRLAARLGLPVLIGMHLTPREQAGLLRDHAAHAPEGPVRGHVVTGVAHVADSREEARATLLEALPRWLRPGLASYLPLDGRQRPQRDPDRYAEFLVDTHAVGAPDDCVERLTEQARVSGADELILLVEGAGDPEAVLRNIARLGSEVLPKVRAALS, translated from the coding sequence ATGCGTATCGGAGCGTTCCTCCCGGCCGCCCAGTTCCCCGGCCGGGACCACACCCGGGTGCTGGAGTCGACGCTGGACGCCGCCGTCGCCGCCGAGGAGGCGGGGTTCGACAGCGTGTGGTTCGCCGAGCACCACTTCATGTCCTATGGGATCTGCCCGTCGGCCGCGACCCTGGCCGGATTCGTCCTCGGGCGTACCCACCGCATCAGCGTGGGTACCGCGGTGAGCGTACTCAGTACCCGGCATCCGGTGGACCTCGCCGAGCAGGCCAATCTGCTGGACCAGGTGTCCGGCGGCCGGTTCCGGCTGGGTGTGGGGCGCGGCGGACCCTGGGTCGACCTGGAGGTGTTCGGTACGGGGCTGGACCGCTACGAGAACGGCTTCGCGGAGTCGCTGGATGTGCTGCTGGCCGCGCTGGGCGGGGGGCGGATGCGCGCCGACGGCGCGACGTTCGGGTTCCGTGAGGTCGAGATCGTGCCGGGGCCGCGGACGTGTCCGCGCCCGGACGTCATGGTCGCGGCGTCGTCGGACCGCACGCTTCGGCTGGCCGCGCGGCTGGGGCTGCCGGTACTGATCGGGATGCACCTGACCCCTCGGGAGCAGGCGGGGCTGTTGCGCGACCACGCCGCGCACGCGCCCGAAGGGCCGGTACGCGGCCATGTGGTGACGGGTGTCGCGCACGTGGCCGACAGCCGGGAGGAGGCGCGCGCCACGCTGCTGGAGGCGCTGCCGCGCTGGTTGCGGCCGGGGCTGGCGAGCTACCTGCCGCTGGACGGGAGGCAGCGGCCCCAGCGGGACCCGGACCGGTACGCGGAGTTCCTCGTCGACACGCACGCGGTGGGGGCGCCGGACGACTGTGTGGAGCGGCTGACCGAGCAGGCGCGGGTGTCCGGCGCGGACGAGCTGATCCTGCTCGTGGAGGGGGCGGGCGATCCGGAGGCGGTGCTGCGCAACATCGCCCGGCTGGGCTCCGAGGTGCTGCCGAAGGTGCGGGCGGCGCTCAGCTGA
- a CDS encoding SCO5389 family protein has product MSLTVSPELLDKAKQGPIDNADFIDCIRTSLPYAWSVVSGLAEQATASGADYEANEVPPPSEAERGQLLRLVASDAMRAAVERHFGMRMAFQNCHKVALFRNDADAAYEEFVTPRSQLLNQSPELVDC; this is encoded by the coding sequence ATGTCGCTCACGGTCTCACCGGAACTGCTCGACAAGGCGAAACAGGGCCCCATCGACAACGCCGACTTCATCGACTGCATCCGCACGTCCCTGCCGTACGCCTGGAGCGTCGTCAGCGGGCTCGCCGAGCAGGCGACGGCCAGCGGCGCCGACTACGAGGCCAACGAGGTGCCGCCGCCCAGCGAGGCTGAGCGGGGCCAGCTGCTGCGCCTGGTGGCGAGCGACGCCATGCGCGCCGCCGTCGAGCGTCACTTCGGCATGCGTATGGCCTTCCAGAACTGCCACAAGGTGGCGCTCTTCCGCAACGACGCCGACGCCGCCTACGAGGAGTTCGTGACCCCCCGCTCCCAGCTGCTCAACCAGTCGCCGGAGCTGGTCGACTGCTGA
- the nucS gene encoding endonuclease NucS — translation MRLVIARCSVDYVGRLTAHLPMAPRLILMKADGSVSIHADDRAFKPLNWMNPPCSVRESTNDDGRAVWTVTHGKSGEKLVLTLEEIQHDSSHELGVDPGLQKDGVEAHLQELLAEHITTLGEGYTLIRREYPTAIGPVDILCRDAEGATVAVELKRRGDIDGVEQLTRYLELLNRDPALKPVHGIFAAQEIKPQARVLATDRGIDCVTLDYDELRGIEPDTPRLF, via the coding sequence GTGCGTCTTGTTATCGCCCGTTGCAGCGTCGACTACGTCGGTCGGCTCACCGCCCACCTGCCCATGGCCCCGCGGCTGATCCTCATGAAGGCCGACGGCTCGGTGTCGATCCACGCGGACGACCGCGCCTTCAAGCCGCTGAACTGGATGAACCCGCCGTGCTCGGTGCGCGAGTCGACCAATGACGACGGCCGCGCCGTCTGGACCGTCACCCACGGCAAGTCCGGCGAGAAGCTGGTGCTGACGCTCGAGGAGATCCAGCACGACAGCTCCCACGAGCTCGGCGTCGACCCGGGGCTGCAGAAAGACGGTGTCGAAGCCCACCTCCAGGAACTGCTCGCCGAACACATCACCACCCTCGGCGAGGGCTACACCCTGATCCGCCGCGAGTACCCCACGGCGATCGGCCCGGTCGACATCCTGTGCCGCGACGCCGAGGGCGCCACGGTCGCCGTCGAACTCAAGCGCCGCGGCGACATCGACGGCGTCGAACAGCTCACCCGCTACCTCGAACTCCTCAACCGCGACCCGGCCCTCAAGCCCGTCCACGGCATCTTCGCCGCCCAGGAGATCAAGCCCCAGGCGCGGGTGCTGGCCACCGACCGCGGCATCGACTGCGTCACCCTCGACTACGACGAACTGCGCGGCATCGAACCGGACACGCCCCGCCTGTTCTGA
- a CDS encoding TNT domain-containing protein, giving the protein MRPYTRLSLALGTAFALFVPAALAEAAAVAPAEAERPAAAAVATDCPVLDPPPSQEDLDRYFCGDPRLGPAELPDDGVVGDLMRGYQRLGRLSPTEFLDRHREAYTDPRTGEDKESWIYPGRKGFAVVGGEVQSYEVEVAAGVMLDRFGSPWGSFLAPAGTPYTQRSLPPDSLNTWPGGPVHNYRCYEVLDAFNAEIGPIAPAFEQPGGGDQLYLDPALVPEAEGQGHLGVDSLVKWGYVEDRPAEDCAVAERFGLAA; this is encoded by the coding sequence TTGCGTCCCTACACCCGCCTGTCCCTTGCCCTTGGAACGGCGTTCGCCCTGTTCGTCCCGGCGGCTCTGGCCGAGGCCGCCGCCGTCGCACCGGCGGAGGCCGAGCGGCCGGCCGCCGCCGCGGTCGCCACCGACTGCCCCGTCCTCGACCCGCCGCCGAGCCAGGAGGACCTCGACCGCTACTTCTGCGGTGACCCCCGCCTCGGCCCGGCCGAACTCCCCGACGACGGGGTCGTGGGGGACCTGATGCGCGGCTACCAGCGACTGGGGCGCCTCTCGCCGACCGAGTTCCTGGACAGGCACCGGGAGGCCTACACCGACCCCAGAACGGGTGAGGACAAGGAGAGCTGGATCTACCCCGGCCGCAAGGGCTTCGCCGTTGTCGGCGGCGAGGTGCAGAGCTACGAGGTGGAGGTGGCCGCGGGCGTGATGCTCGACCGGTTCGGCTCCCCCTGGGGATCCTTCCTCGCCCCGGCCGGCACCCCCTACACCCAGCGCTCCCTTCCGCCGGACTCCCTCAACACCTGGCCCGGTGGACCGGTCCACAACTACCGCTGCTACGAGGTCCTCGACGCGTTCAACGCCGAGATCGGACCCATCGCCCCGGCCTTCGAGCAACCGGGCGGAGGCGACCAGCTCTACCTCGACCCCGCCCTCGTCCCCGAAGCCGAGGGCCAGGGCCACCTGGGCGTGGACTCCCTGGTGAAGTGGGGCTACGTCGAGGACCGTCCGGCCGAGGACTGCGCGGTGGCCGAACGCTTCGGGCTGGCGGCCTGA
- a CDS encoding M20/M25/M40 family metallo-hydrolase yields MRKPESGRSPRRAHTARRRLLAGGTTIAAALVMGLGPAAAQADTAQLPVLVTVDNVRAHMENLETIAEYNGGNRASGTAGYDVSAKYVIDQLKRSGYKPKKHTFEFDSWKQHSDPVLSVTKPEPKDFVHEDDFSTMTYSTGGEATAAGVPVNTDSGESGCSADDFTAFPEGAIAVIKRGGCTFAAKTQNAADAGAVGAIIYNNQEGLFAGTVSELSDIPVVGASDAVGAELVAAGSDLELHLKVDAEVVTESSYNVIAETKGGRKDNVVVVGAHLDSVEDGPGVNDNGSGTAGVLETAKQLAKLGKPRNKVRFAFWGTEEQGLIGSTKYVEGLNAKQLDDIALYLNFDMIGSNNYGRFVYDGRGELEGSLTPPSGSAAIQKTFEDYFDSKNQVSEPTEFSGRSDYSAFMENDIPSGGLFSGGDSVKTEKQVEYYGGTAGTDFDPYYHTPDDTIENINWDSVDELSDALAYSVERFSKNTLPVNGVAPRTLQAPVQADMQFDRQGDHWLR; encoded by the coding sequence GTGCGCAAGCCAGAATCTGGACGATCCCCCCGGCGTGCACACACCGCACGCAGACGACTGCTGGCCGGTGGTACCACCATCGCCGCCGCCCTGGTTATGGGGCTTGGCCCGGCAGCAGCGCAGGCCGACACGGCCCAGCTGCCCGTTCTCGTGACGGTCGACAATGTCCGCGCCCACATGGAGAACCTGGAGACCATCGCCGAATACAACGGCGGCAACCGGGCCAGTGGGACCGCCGGCTATGACGTGTCCGCCAAGTACGTCATCGACCAGCTCAAGCGTTCCGGCTACAAGCCGAAGAAGCACACCTTCGAGTTCGACTCGTGGAAGCAGCACTCGGACCCGGTGCTCTCGGTCACCAAGCCCGAGCCGAAGGACTTCGTCCACGAGGACGACTTCAGCACCATGACCTACTCCACCGGTGGCGAGGCGACCGCCGCCGGAGTGCCGGTCAACACCGACAGCGGCGAGAGCGGCTGCTCGGCCGACGACTTCACCGCCTTCCCCGAGGGTGCGATCGCCGTCATCAAGCGCGGCGGCTGCACGTTCGCGGCCAAGACGCAGAACGCCGCGGACGCCGGCGCCGTCGGGGCGATCATCTACAACAACCAGGAGGGCCTGTTCGCCGGGACGGTCAGCGAGCTGTCCGACATCCCGGTCGTCGGCGCCTCCGACGCGGTCGGCGCCGAGCTGGTGGCCGCGGGCTCGGACCTGGAGCTGCACCTCAAGGTCGACGCCGAGGTCGTGACCGAGTCCTCCTACAACGTCATCGCCGAGACCAAGGGCGGCCGGAAGGACAACGTCGTGGTCGTCGGCGCCCACCTCGACAGCGTCGAGGACGGCCCGGGCGTCAACGACAACGGCAGCGGCACCGCCGGCGTGCTGGAGACCGCCAAGCAGCTCGCCAAGCTCGGCAAGCCGAGGAACAAGGTGCGGTTCGCCTTCTGGGGCACCGAGGAGCAGGGTCTGATCGGGTCCACGAAGTACGTGGAGGGCCTGAACGCCAAGCAGCTCGACGACATCGCGCTCTATCTGAACTTCGACATGATCGGGTCGAACAACTACGGCCGCTTCGTCTACGACGGCCGCGGTGAGCTCGAAGGGTCCCTGACCCCGCCGTCCGGCTCGGCCGCGATCCAGAAGACCTTCGAGGACTACTTCGACTCCAAGAACCAGGTCTCCGAGCCGACCGAGTTCAGCGGCCGCTCGGACTACAGCGCCTTCATGGAGAACGACATCCCGTCGGGCGGCCTGTTCAGCGGCGGCGACTCCGTGAAGACCGAGAAGCAGGTCGAATACTACGGCGGCACCGCCGGAACCGACTTCGACCCGTACTACCACACGCCCGACGACACGATCGAGAACATCAACTGGGACTCGGTGGATGAGCTCTCCGACGCCCTCGCCTACTCCGTGGAGCGGTTCTCCAAGAACACGCTTCCGGTGAACGGTGTCGCGCCTCGGACGCTCCAGGCCCCGGTCCAGGCTGACATGCAGTTCGATCGCCAGGGCGACCACTGGCTGCGGTAA
- a CDS encoding cob(I)yrinic acid a,c-diamide adenosyltransferase, translating into MTKQDSDKPVVLSKIYTRGGDAGTTALGDMSRTSKTDTRLTAYADVEEANAAIGTALALGDVPDDIRTLLGRVQNELFDLGADLSCPVVENPEYPPLRVEADYVERLEDACDAYNADLPTLRSFILPGGSPTVALMHTARVVTRRAERSAWAAIEAHGESVNPLTARYLNRLSDLLFVLCRVLGKDGSEVLWKPGGER; encoded by the coding sequence ATGACGAAACAGGATTCCGACAAGCCCGTAGTCCTCTCGAAGATCTACACACGGGGCGGCGACGCCGGTACCACCGCCCTCGGCGACATGAGTCGGACGTCCAAGACCGACACGCGCCTGACCGCCTACGCCGACGTGGAGGAGGCCAACGCCGCCATCGGGACCGCGCTCGCCCTCGGCGACGTCCCCGACGACATCCGGACGCTGCTCGGCCGGGTGCAGAACGAACTCTTCGACCTCGGAGCGGACCTGTCCTGTCCGGTCGTGGAGAACCCGGAGTACCCGCCGCTGCGCGTCGAGGCCGACTACGTCGAGCGGTTGGAGGACGCCTGCGACGCCTACAACGCCGACCTGCCGACGCTGCGCAGCTTCATCCTGCCCGGCGGCTCCCCCACCGTCGCGCTGATGCACACCGCGCGCGTGGTCACCCGCCGGGCCGAGCGCAGCGCCTGGGCCGCGATCGAGGCCCATGGCGAGAGCGTGAACCCGTTGACCGCCCGTTACCTCAACCGGCTCTCCGACCTGCTGTTCGTGCTCTGCCGCGTGCTCGGTAAGGACGGCAGCGAAGTGCTGTGGAAGCCCGGCGGCGAGCGCTGA